Proteins found in one bacterium genomic segment:
- the rsmH gene encoding 16S rRNA (cytosine(1402)-N(4))-methyltransferase RsmH, whose translation MDEFHKTVLLEEIVTALSPTPKGVYVDATLGGGGHAEALLQKGAGMLIALDMDGEALAHAGRKLACFAERLSLHNKNFKFMDEVLSAEGIKEVDGVVFDLGLSWHQVRSPDRGFSYQGEGKLDMRFDTQASGPTALDIIRKEKRDVLEKIFRDYGEEPFARRIADEVSRKRHSIKTAADLREMLREVVGENRLRKTAMRVFQALRIAVNDELSNLEKGLHSAVAHLAPRGRVAVIDYHSLEARIVKKIYKEAQSQGTYRKVNSKPIVASREEQARNPASRSARLRIIEKI comes from the coding sequence GTGGATGAATTTCACAAGACTGTCTTGCTTGAGGAGATAGTGACGGCGCTTTCGCCGACTCCAAAAGGAGTGTACGTGGACGCAACCCTGGGGGGAGGCGGACACGCAGAGGCGCTACTGCAGAAGGGAGCAGGAATGCTCATCGCACTGGACATGGATGGGGAAGCCCTCGCCCACGCAGGCCGTAAACTGGCGTGCTTTGCCGAGCGGCTTTCCCTCCACAATAAGAACTTCAAGTTTATGGACGAGGTTCTTAGTGCGGAGGGAATTAAGGAAGTGGATGGAGTCGTGTTCGATCTCGGACTCTCCTGGCATCAGGTCAGGAGCCCTGATCGCGGCTTCAGCTACCAGGGTGAAGGAAAACTCGACATGAGATTCGATACGCAGGCTTCCGGGCCTACCGCTCTGGATATTATAAGGAAAGAAAAGAGAGATGTCCTGGAAAAGATATTCAGGGATTACGGGGAGGAACCCTTCGCAAGAAGGATAGCGGATGAAGTATCCCGGAAAAGGCACAGTATCAAGACGGCTGCAGATCTTCGCGAGATGTTGAGGGAGGTGGTCGGCGAAAACAGACTCCGCAAAACAGCCATGAGGGTGTTTCAGGCTTTAAGGATAGCGGTAAATGACGAACTTTCAAACCTTGAAAAAGGATTGCATTCGGCTGTAGCGCATCTTGCGCCTCGCGGCAGGGTTGCCGTAATCGACTATCACTCCCTTGAGGCAAGAATCGTCAAAAAGATATACAAGGAAGCCCAGTCTCAAGGCACTTATAGAAAAGTTAATTCCAAACCGATAGTTGCATCTCGCGAGGAGCAGGCTCGCAATCCCGCTTCACGCAGTGCAAGATTAAGGATAATTGAAAAAATATGA
- a CDS encoding STAS domain-containing protein produces the protein MKTILKRTEGVPFVNLSGEVTEEDFEELEALFTGLLAANELSVVMNLAGCEHIQTNLIPELINFKRRFNERGGDIKLINVSDYVNSLFSLYGFHPFDIYPSKQAALKSIARMSVLKSIGG, from the coding sequence ATGAAAACTATACTTAAACGTACCGAAGGCGTGCCCTTCGTAAATCTTTCCGGCGAGGTCACTGAAGAAGACTTCGAGGAACTTGAGGCTCTTTTTACGGGTCTTTTGGCTGCAAATGAACTCAGCGTTGTTATGAACCTGGCCGGATGCGAACATATACAAACCAATCTCATTCCAGAACTTATTAATTTCAAGCGCCGATTCAACGAACGCGGCGGAGATATAAAGCTCATTAATGTTTCGGATTATGTCAACTCGCTCTTCAGTCTTTACGGATTTCATCCATTCGATATCTATCCTTCAAAGCAGGCCGCCCTTAAGAGTATCGCAAGAATGAGCGTCCTGAAGAGTATCGGTGGATGA
- the mraZ gene encoding division/cell wall cluster transcriptional repressor MraZ, with amino-acid sequence MVIRGAEMRFRGQFRYSVDHKGRVAIPAQFRRALDAANQRTLVLTKGYDGEIEVHPLSEWEGYEDEVLLAIPRHKKETRRFMRRRAAAAAEVELDSQGRIMLPRHLIEYASVEAEVVISGAISHFEIWNPETFVRFDSESEQSQEEDSENLEKYLSQGRNP; translated from the coding sequence ATGGTGATTCGTGGGGCAGAAATGCGATTTCGTGGACAGTTCAGGTATTCGGTAGACCATAAGGGCCGGGTAGCCATACCCGCCCAGTTCCGCCGGGCACTTGACGCCGCGAACCAGCGCACCCTGGTTCTCACTAAAGGCTATGACGGCGAGATAGAGGTTCATCCCCTGTCGGAGTGGGAGGGATATGAGGATGAGGTGCTTCTAGCTATCCCGAGACACAAGAAAGAAACCAGACGCTTCATGCGGCGCCGGGCAGCTGCTGCCGCAGAGGTGGAGCTCGACTCCCAGGGCCGCATCATGCTTCCCCGTCATTTAATCGAATACGCCTCTGTTGAGGCGGAAGTCGTGATCAGTGGAGCCATAAGTCATTTTGAGATATGGAATCCTGAGACGTTCGTCCGGTTCGACTCAGAATCCGAACAGAGTCAGGAGGAGGATTCCGAAAACCTTGAAAAGTACCTTTCTCAAGGGAGAAACCCATGA
- the ispG gene encoding flavodoxin-dependent (E)-4-hydroxy-3-methylbut-2-enyl-diphosphate synthase, with amino-acid sequence MKRKYVMVGGLGIGKSFPIAVQTMTKRDTRDVKLVLAEIGRAKAAGAELVRVAVPDEEALLSFKRALKTSPLPLIADVHYNPKLALGAIEAGTHKLRINPGNISSKKELREIADRAGERGIPIRIGVNSGSLPQGILRRFKHPTTEAIIAALSNSVKMFEDFGFSDLVLSAKSSDARTTIDVYRVMRRNFPYPLHLGVTEAGLPFEGAIRSVAAMAPLLLEGIGDTIRISLTGTVVQEVTACWELLDSLGLRKKKGVKLIACPGCGRTEIELSRLVKEVKTRLARVERPLTVAVMGCVVNGPGEAREADYGIAGGKGKGVIFRKGEIVKTVTEDRLVNSLIELIEKDF; translated from the coding sequence ATGAAGCGCAAGTACGTAATGGTCGGAGGCTTGGGAATAGGGAAAAGTTTTCCTATTGCCGTGCAGACGATGACTAAGCGAGATACAAGGGATGTCAAGCTGGTGCTTGCCGAGATCGGACGAGCAAAAGCTGCTGGCGCTGAGCTTGTAAGGGTAGCAGTGCCGGACGAAGAGGCTCTTTTAAGCTTCAAGAGAGCGCTGAAGACCTCCCCTCTCCCTCTCATTGCCGATGTGCATTATAACCCTAAACTTGCACTTGGGGCAATCGAGGCGGGAACGCACAAATTGAGGATAAACCCAGGAAATATCTCCTCAAAAAAAGAACTAAGGGAGATTGCGGACAGAGCAGGTGAGAGGGGAATTCCCATAAGAATAGGCGTAAATTCAGGCTCCTTGCCTCAAGGAATTCTGAGAAGATTCAAGCATCCGACGACGGAAGCGATAATTGCAGCGCTTTCGAATTCAGTAAAGATGTTTGAGGATTTTGGGTTTTCGGATCTTGTGCTCTCGGCAAAGTCTTCGGATGCGAGAACGACCATCGACGTTTACCGGGTGATGAGACGGAACTTCCCCTATCCCTTGCATCTTGGCGTAACAGAGGCTGGCCTGCCTTTCGAGGGAGCAATACGGTCGGTAGCGGCAATGGCTCCATTACTGCTTGAGGGAATTGGAGACACAATAAGGATATCCTTAACCGGAACGGTTGTCCAGGAAGTTACAGCATGTTGGGAACTTCTGGACAGCCTTGGATTGAGGAAGAAGAAAGGGGTCAAGCTAATCGCATGCCCGGGCTGCGGAAGAACTGAGATAGAGCTTTCGAGATTGGTAAAAGAGGTAAAAACAAGACTTGCTCGAGTGGAGAGGCCGTTAACGGTCGCCGTTATGGGCTGCGTGGTCAACGGCCCGGGCGAGGCAAGAGAGGCCGATTACGGCATTGCGGGCGGAAAGGGCAAGGGCGTCATCTTCAGAAAGGGCGAGATAGTGAAGACGGTGACCGAGGATAGGTTGGTGAACAGCCTTATCGAGTTGATTGAGAAGGATTTTTGA
- the murA gene encoding UDP-N-acetylglucosamine 1-carboxyvinyltransferase: protein MDKLLITGGHPLHGEVTISGSKNAALPLMSATLLTNEPCVLSNVPSLVDVSTMCELLDTLGVKSEHSEDTVRIQALNPGIEAPYEIVRKMRASYYVLGPLLGRFKEAKVALPGGCAIGARPIDLHIKGMEKLGAEVIVEEGYVHARAKKLVGSEIFLEGTKGPSVGATINVMMAAVLAEGETKIIGAAAEPEVSTVAVFLRKMGADIRGEGTHEITVAGVKELHGAEFANIPDRIEAGTYAVAAAITRGRLILRNAPSSHMGNLIQPLLEAGAEIEASGNHLTVSMMHRPSPLILNTAPYPGFPTDMQAQFMAWLALGEGTSIISEAIFENRFMQAMELQRMGAQITLKGNTAVIEGTEKLSGTEVMASDLRASASLVLAGLAAKGTTTVSRIYHLDRGYEGLERKLESVGAQIERVSAPGEE from the coding sequence ATGGATAAACTTCTCATAACAGGCGGTCACCCTCTGCACGGAGAAGTAACAATCTCAGGGTCAAAGAACGCCGCGTTGCCACTGATGTCGGCAACGCTTCTGACAAATGAACCTTGCGTACTGTCTAACGTGCCTTCACTTGTTGATGTATCCACAATGTGCGAACTTCTGGATACACTGGGAGTAAAATCGGAACACAGCGAGGATACAGTCAGAATCCAGGCTCTAAATCCCGGTATTGAAGCTCCTTATGAGATAGTCCGCAAGATGAGAGCATCCTATTATGTTCTAGGCCCGTTGCTGGGAAGGTTCAAAGAAGCAAAAGTAGCCTTGCCGGGCGGATGCGCAATAGGAGCAAGACCTATTGACCTTCACATCAAGGGCATGGAGAAGCTGGGCGCAGAAGTCATTGTTGAAGAAGGATACGTCCACGCGCGTGCAAAAAAACTTGTAGGCTCTGAGATATTTCTCGAGGGAACCAAGGGTCCGAGCGTAGGCGCGACCATCAATGTAATGATGGCAGCCGTTCTTGCCGAGGGTGAAACCAAGATAATTGGCGCTGCAGCAGAACCAGAGGTCTCGACGGTTGCCGTCTTTCTGCGCAAGATGGGCGCCGATATACGAGGAGAAGGCACACACGAAATAACCGTCGCAGGCGTAAAGGAACTTCATGGCGCTGAGTTCGCAAACATACCGGACAGAATAGAGGCAGGGACCTATGCCGTTGCCGCGGCAATCACCCGTGGAAGATTGATCTTAAGAAATGCGCCTTCGTCCCATATGGGTAATTTGATACAGCCTCTTCTTGAGGCCGGAGCAGAAATCGAGGCATCAGGCAATCATCTTACCGTGTCAATGATGCACAGACCTTCGCCCCTGATTTTGAACACGGCACCCTACCCCGGTTTCCCAACCGATATGCAGGCTCAGTTTATGGCCTGGCTGGCACTTGGTGAAGGCACAAGCATAATCTCTGAGGCCATATTCGAGAACCGATTCATGCAGGCAATGGAGCTTCAGCGTATGGGCGCCCAGATCACGTTAAAAGGGAACACGGCAGTAATCGAAGGTACGGAAAAACTCTCCGGAACCGAGGTTATGGCTTCAGACTTGAGGGCTTCGGCATCCCTCGTTCTTGCAGGACTTGCCGCAAAAGGGACCACAACGGTATCGAGGATTTATCATCTGGATAGGGGCTACGAAGGTCTCGAGCGCAAACTGGAATCCGTCGGCGCTCAGATAGAAAGGGTTTCTGCGCCCGGAGAGGAATGA
- a CDS encoding integration host factor subunit beta gives MSVRKADIVEVIERKLGPRVTKKDISMVINIFLKEISSLLAEGKRIEIRGFGVFKSKRRNSKIARNPRTGKEINIPARLVPVFKPSKILKQVVTQK, from the coding sequence ATGAGCGTACGCAAGGCGGACATAGTAGAAGTAATCGAGCGCAAGCTTGGCCCCCGCGTAACTAAGAAGGACATCTCCATGGTAATAAACATATTCCTTAAGGAGATATCTAGTCTGCTCGCAGAGGGCAAAAGAATTGAAATAAGAGGATTTGGAGTGTTCAAATCCAAGCGCCGCAACTCAAAGATAGCACGCAACCCAAGAACAGGCAAGGAGATTAACATCCCTGCCCGCCTAGTACCGGTTTTCAAGCCCTCCAAGATACTCAAACAGGTAGTAACCCAGAAATAA
- a CDS encoding peptidylprolyl isomerase: MQRRLIILAVLAIAFIGPACKPKSKDELSKNIQAVVEVEGRGKMRIQLFPEQAPRAVKQFVKLSKETFYNNRQVWRVGQMGEGKEFVMTGCPKNNGNGYYTIKGKGYFIREDIDSTLHHERGTVSMINFGKPQTTSSQFIICRGQIPEFDGKYSIIGKVTDGLNVLDSLEKGDNILSVTIEEGAE, encoded by the coding sequence ATGCAGAGACGACTCATTATCCTGGCCGTATTAGCCATTGCGTTCATTGGCCCTGCTTGCAAGCCCAAATCAAAAGATGAACTTTCGAAGAACATCCAGGCGGTTGTTGAAGTTGAGGGCCGCGGAAAGATGCGAATTCAGCTCTTTCCGGAACAAGCACCGCGTGCGGTAAAACAGTTCGTAAAACTCTCAAAGGAAACTTTCTATAATAACAGGCAAGTCTGGCGCGTAGGGCAGATGGGTGAAGGCAAGGAATTCGTCATGACCGGATGCCCGAAGAACAACGGAAACGGTTACTACACTATAAAAGGAAAAGGTTACTTCATAAGAGAGGATATTGATTCTACGCTTCATCACGAACGCGGAACGGTCTCCATGATAAACTTCGGCAAGCCCCAGACCACCTCCTCGCAGTTCATTATCTGCCGCGGGCAGATTCCCGAGTTCGACGGCAAGTACTCGATAATCGGCAAGGTTACGGACGGACTAAACGTTCTTGATTCCCTTGAAAAAGGAGATAACATTCTGTCGGTTACGATAGAAGAAGGCGCCGAATAA
- a CDS encoding SO_0444 family Cu/Zn efflux transporter — MLAVLAWIWNALIGVLAASWELLLEMSPYLLLGFLFGGILHIFVSVQKIAKHLGGASFWSVLKATLVGIPLPLCSCAVIPTAASIRQSGASKGATLAFLISTPTTGVDSILATYSLLGPIFTLYRIAASFLAGFAAGVGANVFDKDKPGDRDKISNNNCVVCGNSTDDEHTHGFWVRARAMVAYSFGELVGDIGKWLVIGTLIGGAIAYFIPPQIIGTYFKSPILQMLVMLAVGVPLYICATGSLPIAAALVAKGISPGAALVFLIAGPATNATTITVVGKTLGKRSLIIYLTSIAIVSLGLGFLYNVIFPSGMVFSSSGKIVGLFELPPLVSTISAVILIALILLQFGLWMYRKIAHKPHHCSDQTCSVDACSCSDHDHHEEGEGEEGCHCGGNHSGGGGHDEGDSCGCGHSHCHEPVHKDP; from the coding sequence GTGTTAGCGGTTCTTGCATGGATATGGAACGCCCTCATCGGAGTTCTTGCCGCGAGCTGGGAGCTTCTCTTAGAAATGTCTCCTTATCTCCTTCTTGGGTTTCTCTTCGGGGGTATCCTTCATATATTCGTATCTGTCCAGAAGATAGCGAAACATCTCGGCGGAGCAAGCTTCTGGTCGGTTCTAAAAGCAACACTCGTCGGCATCCCGCTCCCCCTATGCTCCTGCGCCGTCATACCGACCGCTGCATCCATCCGCCAGAGCGGAGCATCCAAAGGCGCAACGCTTGCGTTCCTCATCTCGACTCCTACAACCGGCGTGGATTCGATTCTTGCGACGTACTCACTCCTCGGGCCCATCTTTACCCTCTACCGGATAGCCGCGTCCTTCCTTGCGGGTTTTGCTGCAGGAGTCGGCGCAAACGTCTTTGATAAAGACAAACCTGGGGATAGAGACAAGATAAGCAACAACAATTGCGTAGTTTGCGGCAACTCGACAGACGATGAACACACACATGGTTTTTGGGTTCGCGCTAGGGCAATGGTCGCTTACTCGTTCGGCGAACTCGTAGGTGACATAGGCAAATGGCTCGTAATCGGCACGCTTATAGGCGGCGCTATCGCCTACTTTATTCCTCCGCAGATAATCGGCACTTACTTCAAGTCCCCTATTCTTCAGATGTTAGTGATGCTGGCCGTAGGCGTACCGCTCTACATCTGCGCGACCGGTTCGCTTCCAATAGCGGCCGCGCTCGTGGCTAAGGGCATATCGCCGGGCGCCGCGCTCGTATTCCTAATCGCCGGTCCTGCGACCAACGCGACCACGATCACGGTTGTAGGCAAAACGCTCGGAAAACGTTCACTTATAATCTACCTCACATCCATCGCCATCGTCTCACTCGGTCTTGGGTTTCTCTACAACGTCATTTTTCCATCGGGTATGGTATTCTCATCCTCGGGGAAAATCGTCGGGCTTTTCGAGCTTCCGCCGCTCGTGAGCACCATCTCCGCCGTTATCCTCATCGCTTTGATCCTCCTGCAGTTCGGGCTCTGGATGTACCGCAAGATAGCGCACAAGCCTCACCACTGCTCAGATCAAACCTGCTCCGTCGACGCTTGCTCTTGCTCCGACCATGATCATCACGAAGAGGGAGAAGGGGAGGAGGGTTGCCACTGCGGCGGCAACCACAGCGGTGGTGGCGGTCACGATGAGGGAGATAGTTGTGGTTGTGGACACTCGCACTGCCACGAACCCGTGCACAAAGACCCGTAA
- the rlmN gene encoding 23S rRNA (adenine(2503)-C(2))-methyltransferase RlmN, with translation MKTELRNFTLKELEKELSKIELPAFRARQVFKWLWQKGSRGFEDMTDISKPLREKLAQRFRISDLKIKNRTGSAKEGAVKHLFELEDGFSVESVWLKDRDRRTVCVSTQVGCSLGCFICRTGQMGLVRNLEPSEIAGQVLEVQRGQTERITNVVFMGMGEPFLNYEATLTAARILNEDFGLSIGARKITISTAGIVPGIKRFAKEPEQFKLAVSLNAADQETRERIMPIAAKYPLNELIPEVRRFVELKGKRVTFEYVLVSGVNDRKKDAENLEMLLAGIPCKINLIPLNPFPGCALRSPSPAHVEEFMRWIMPNLPAVTLRKSLGSAILAGCGQLAAPQKNAPHSVGDPD, from the coding sequence GTGAAGACTGAACTAAGGAACTTCACGCTCAAGGAACTCGAAAAGGAGCTCTCAAAGATTGAACTGCCTGCGTTCAGGGCGCGCCAGGTATTCAAGTGGCTCTGGCAGAAGGGTTCGAGGGGTTTTGAGGATATGACCGATATCTCAAAGCCCTTGCGCGAAAAGCTCGCACAGCGATTCAGGATATCGGACTTGAAGATTAAAAACCGCACCGGCTCCGCAAAGGAGGGCGCGGTCAAGCATCTCTTCGAGCTTGAGGACGGGTTTTCGGTAGAGTCTGTCTGGCTCAAGGACAGGGACCGCAGGACCGTTTGCGTCTCCACGCAAGTGGGCTGCTCGCTAGGATGTTTCATATGCAGAACCGGGCAGATGGGGTTGGTAAGAAATCTCGAACCCTCTGAGATTGCAGGACAGGTCCTCGAGGTTCAGCGGGGACAGACGGAACGTATAACGAACGTGGTCTTCATGGGCATGGGCGAGCCGTTCCTGAACTACGAAGCGACCCTGACTGCGGCACGGATTCTCAACGAGGATTTCGGCTTAAGCATCGGCGCCCGCAAGATAACGATATCGACCGCGGGGATAGTGCCCGGCATAAAGCGCTTCGCGAAGGAGCCTGAGCAGTTCAAGTTGGCTGTGTCCTTGAACGCGGCAGACCAGGAGACGCGCGAGCGCATAATGCCGATTGCCGCGAAGTATCCCTTGAACGAGCTTATCCCGGAGGTGAGGAGGTTCGTGGAACTAAAGGGCAAGCGCGTGACGTTCGAGTACGTGCTCGTTTCGGGCGTCAACGACCGCAAAAAGGATGCGGAGAATTTAGAGATGCTTCTTGCCGGCATCCCCTGCAAGATAAATCTCATTCCCCTGAACCCATTCCCCGGATGCGCGTTGCGGTCCCCCTCACCCGCCCACGTTGAGGAGTTCATGCGCTGGATTATGCCTAACCTGCCCGCGGTGACCTTGCGCAAGAGCCTTGGCTCAGCCATCCTTGCTGGATGCGGGCAACTGGCTGCACCCCAAAAGAATGCCCCGCATTCCGTCGGGGACCCTGACTAA
- a CDS encoding MiaB/RimO family radical SAM methylthiotransferase, protein MALPKALVAAAGCKLSQAEADLWKAWYRSNGYELADEETLDSEVSLCLVTTCTVTEPADRSSVSLIRRLHRKYPNAEIKVTGCGAETNPKKISTLPGVTEIIPYGRKQDIIGGVDFKEGDSVAAISRNRVFLRIGDGCDRRCSYCIVSRIRGPVSSKPANDVLNELRVLYEKGFGEVVLVALNLGLWGADRGESLAGLLERIEAEKSTFPRVRLTSLEPDTIDDRIIEVVARSRRICPHLHIPLQSGDDGILRTMNRPYTTSEFARLVEKVLAGIPDASIGTDIITSTPSEDEASFARTLDFVRSMPFSYLHAFTYSARPGTPMALQRRNSNPRERTKILRELGAQKSLEFRSGFIGSRREAVVLSRTRVLTDNYVDVHISPTDLPVRSLAMVTITDAAEKETRGRLDTTMGRKT, encoded by the coding sequence ATGGCTCTGCCCAAAGCCTTAGTTGCTGCCGCAGGCTGTAAACTAAGTCAAGCCGAGGCCGATCTTTGGAAGGCCTGGTATAGAAGCAACGGGTATGAGCTTGCAGACGAGGAGACTCTTGATTCAGAAGTTTCCCTGTGTCTCGTAACAACTTGCACGGTAACTGAGCCGGCGGATCGGTCGAGCGTATCGCTCATCCGCCGGCTTCATCGCAAATACCCGAACGCCGAGATAAAGGTGACAGGCTGCGGCGCAGAAACGAATCCAAAAAAAATCTCAACTCTTCCCGGAGTAACAGAAATTATCCCTTACGGGCGAAAGCAAGATATTATCGGAGGCGTCGATTTCAAGGAGGGTGATTCGGTTGCGGCAATATCGAGAAACCGAGTTTTTCTTCGAATCGGAGATGGATGCGACCGCAGATGTTCCTACTGCATAGTTTCAAGGATACGGGGACCCGTAAGCTCCAAGCCAGCTAATGATGTTCTGAACGAACTTCGCGTTCTTTACGAGAAGGGGTTCGGTGAGGTCGTTCTCGTCGCATTGAACCTTGGACTCTGGGGCGCAGATAGAGGAGAATCCCTTGCCGGACTATTGGAAAGGATTGAAGCTGAAAAAAGCACGTTTCCGCGAGTTCGTCTGACATCGCTCGAACCTGATACTATTGACGACAGGATTATTGAGGTAGTAGCCCGGTCGAGGAGGATATGCCCGCACCTTCACATACCTCTGCAATCTGGAGATGATGGAATATTGAGAACGATGAATCGCCCCTACACCACTTCGGAGTTCGCAAGGCTTGTTGAAAAAGTTCTGGCTGGGATTCCTGACGCTTCGATAGGAACCGATATAATCACTTCGACTCCGAGCGAGGATGAAGCGAGCTTTGCGCGGACTCTTGATTTCGTGCGCTCGATGCCGTTCTCATACCTGCACGCATTCACCTATTCTGCGAGGCCGGGCACGCCCATGGCGCTTCAAAGAAGGAACTCGAATCCAAGGGAGCGGACGAAAATACTAAGGGAGCTTGGCGCACAAAAATCTCTCGAGTTCAGAAGCGGATTCATCGGCAGCCGAAGGGAGGCTGTCGTCCTTTCCAGAACAAGGGTTCTCACGGATAACTATGTGGATGTACACATATCCCCGACGGATTTGCCTGTTCGATCTTTGGCGATGGTGACTATCACGGATGCTGCCGAAAAGGAAACGCGCGGCAGATTGGATACAACTATGGGTAGGAAGACGTGA